From a region of the Pieris brassicae chromosome 13, ilPieBrab1.1, whole genome shotgun sequence genome:
- the LOC123717754 gene encoding probable serine incorporator isoform X2 produces the protein MGAVLGLCSAAQLACCCGSAACSLCCSACPSCANSTSTRLMYTLMLLLMTVVACITLAPGLHDVMKKVPFCENSTGIIPGDIKFDCDQAVGYLAVYRICFATCLFFVLMMLLTIGVKSSKDPRAGIQNGFWGIKYLVVIGGIIGAFFIPEGQFASTWMVFGMIGGFCFIIIQLILIIDFAHSWAERWVSNYEESQSKGWYAALVLGMLACYALTITGITLLFIFYTKPDGCDLSKFFISINLILMVIASVVSILPSVQEHQPGSGLLQSSVVSLYVMYLTWSALSNSAGECNPSISATNEDPKEVWTSFDKESVIGLIIWVGSVLYSCVRTASSSSKITMSGHILAKKEGYDSIEGDGGEAGDSEEKVYDNEAEDTAYSWSFFHFVFAMATLYVMMTLTNWYNPSSQLSKQNVASMWIKVTSSWLCVGLYVWTLVAPALLPDREFN, from the exons atgGGTGCCGTATTAGGCCTTTGTTCTGCAGCCCAG CTGGCCTGTTGCTGTGGAAGTGCAGCATGCTCCTTGTGCTGTTCAGCATGTCCTTCTTGTGCAAATTCCACATCTACACGTCTCATGTATACACTTATGTTACTACTGATGACAGTAGTTGCATGTATCACACTTGCTCCGGGGTTACATGATGTTATGAAAAAG GTGCCATTCTGTGAAAATTCAACAGGCATAATACCTGGcgatattaaatttgattgtgATCAAGCTGTTGGATATCTTGCTGTTTACag GATTTGTTTTGCAACATGCCTATTTTTCGTTTTAATGATGCTTTTGACAATTGGTGTCAAGTCTTCCAAGGATCCTAGAGCTGGTATACAAAATGG tttctGGGGTATAAAATACCTGGTTGTGATCGGTGGAATCATAGGAGCATTCTTTATACCGGAAGGTCAATTCGCATCGACATGGATGGTGTTTGGAATGATTGGAGGcttctgtttcatcatcattcAATTAATACTTATCATTGATTTTGCACATTCCTGGGCTGAGAGATGGGttt cAAATTACGAGGAAAGCCAATCAAAGGGCTGGTACGCGGCTCTCGTGTTGGGAATGCTGGCCTGCTATGCCCTCACCATCACTGGGATTACACTTCTCTTTATCTTCTACACTAAg cCCGATGGATGTGACCTATCAAAATTCTTCATATCAATCAACCTGATTCTGATGGTGATAGCCAGTGTGGTGTCCATCCTACCATCAGTTCAGGAACACCAACCAGGCTCTGGTCTGCTTCAGTCGTCTGTCGTGTCTCTATACGTCATGTATTTGACCTGGTCCGCCCTTTCCAACTCAGCTGGGGAGTGCAATCCCAGTATTTCTGCTACAAATGAG GACCCTAAAGAAGTTTGG ACATCATTCGACAAGGAGTCTGTGATTGGATTAATTATATGGGTGGGCAGCGTGCTGTATTCGTGCGTACGCACCGCGTCCTCTTCGTCAAAGATCACAATGTCCGGTCACATTTTGGCTAAGAAAGaag GTTATGATTCCATAGAGGGAGACGGTGGGGAAGCTGGTGATTCAGAGGAGAAGGTCTACGACAACGAGGCAGAGGACACGGCCTACTCTTGGAGCTTCTTCCACTTCGTATTCGCAATGGCAACGCTCTACGTCATGATGACACTCACAAATTGGTACAA tccAAGCTCACAACTGTCGAAGCAGAATGTGGCGTCAATGTGGATCAAGGTCACTTCGTCGTGGCTCTGCGTGGGCCTCTACGTTTGGACCCTGGTCGCACCCGCCTTATTACCAGACAGGGAATTTAATTAG
- the LOC123717799 gene encoding uncharacterized protein LOC123717799 — protein MTNQRWSADKNIQFINEYQREECLWDPNHPQYKLRDARDAAYKTIMKTMEMQNIKEVVGKIRSLRNTYNNELLKAKKSHTTGMGTNKLYISKISWLSHLDFLKKIDSNTREKTENAPNTQATSTSESESQDFIVPLIPTRNKRKIKDPPPKAVHVLEKATQHFSNATNDEFDLFGQTIAEQLRQLPLEMALETEEMLLSTVRRQRIKLAKQQTSTQQVRLPDSCA, from the exons ATGACAAACCAACGATGGAGTgcagataaaaatatacaattcatTAATGAATATCAGCGAGAAGAGTGTCTCTGGGACCCGAATCACCCACAATATAAACTTAGGGATGCCCGAGATGCGGCctacaaaacaattatgaaaACTATGGAGATGCAAAATATCAAAGAGGTTGTTGGTAAAATACGCTCCCTTCGAAATACTTACAACAATGAGTTGTTGAAGGCAAAAAAATCTCATACTACGGGTATGGGAACTAATAAACtgtatatttctaaaatttcTTGGCTGTCTCATTTggattttttgaaaaaaattgacagCAACACTAGAGAAAAAACAGAAAat gCACCAAATACCCAGGCAACTTCTACTTCAGAATCCGAGAGCCAAGATTTTATCGTACCATTAATACCTacaagaaataaaagaaaaataaaagatccTCCACCGAAGGCCGTACATGTATTAGAAAAAGCAACACAGCACTTTTCAAATGCTACTAATGATGAATTTGATCTTTTTGGACAAACTATAGCTGAACAGTTACGGCAACTTCCTCTAGAAATGGCTCTGGAGACAGAGGAAATGTTATTGTCAACAGTACGAAGGCAACGAATCAAATTAGCAAAACAACAGACGTCAACTCAACAAGTTCGCCTTCCAGATTCTTGTGCATAA
- the LOC123717754 gene encoding probable serine incorporator isoform X3 translates to MGAVLGLCSAAQLACCCGSAACSLCCSACPSCANSTSTRLMYTLMLLLMTVVACITLAPGLHDVMKKVPFCENSTGIIPGDIKFDCDQAVGYLAVYRICFATCLFFVLMMLLTIGVKSSKDPRAGIQNGFWGIKYLVVIGGIIGAFFIPEGQFASTWMVFGMIGGFCFIIIQLILIIDFAHSWAERWVSNYEESQSKGWYAALVLGMLACYALTITGITLLFIFYTKPDGCDLSKFFISINLILMVIASVVSILPSVQEHQPGSGLLQSSVVSLYVMYLTWSALSNSAGECNPSISATNETSFDKESVIGLIIWVGSVLYSCVRTASSSSKITMSGHILAKKEGLIDNEEGDGGEAGDSEEKVYDNEAEDTAYSWSFFHFVFAMATLYVMMTLTNWYNPSSQLSKQNVASMWIKVTSSWLCVGLYVWTLVAPALLPDREFN, encoded by the exons atgGGTGCCGTATTAGGCCTTTGTTCTGCAGCCCAG CTGGCCTGTTGCTGTGGAAGTGCAGCATGCTCCTTGTGCTGTTCAGCATGTCCTTCTTGTGCAAATTCCACATCTACACGTCTCATGTATACACTTATGTTACTACTGATGACAGTAGTTGCATGTATCACACTTGCTCCGGGGTTACATGATGTTATGAAAAAG GTGCCATTCTGTGAAAATTCAACAGGCATAATACCTGGcgatattaaatttgattgtgATCAAGCTGTTGGATATCTTGCTGTTTACag GATTTGTTTTGCAACATGCCTATTTTTCGTTTTAATGATGCTTTTGACAATTGGTGTCAAGTCTTCCAAGGATCCTAGAGCTGGTATACAAAATGG tttctGGGGTATAAAATACCTGGTTGTGATCGGTGGAATCATAGGAGCATTCTTTATACCGGAAGGTCAATTCGCATCGACATGGATGGTGTTTGGAATGATTGGAGGcttctgtttcatcatcattcAATTAATACTTATCATTGATTTTGCACATTCCTGGGCTGAGAGATGGGttt cAAATTACGAGGAAAGCCAATCAAAGGGCTGGTACGCGGCTCTCGTGTTGGGAATGCTGGCCTGCTATGCCCTCACCATCACTGGGATTACACTTCTCTTTATCTTCTACACTAAg cCCGATGGATGTGACCTATCAAAATTCTTCATATCAATCAACCTGATTCTGATGGTGATAGCCAGTGTGGTGTCCATCCTACCATCAGTTCAGGAACACCAACCAGGCTCTGGTCTGCTTCAGTCGTCTGTCGTGTCTCTATACGTCATGTATTTGACCTGGTCCGCCCTTTCCAACTCAGCTGGGGAGTGCAATCCCAGTATTTCTGCTACAAATGAG ACATCATTCGACAAGGAGTCTGTGATTGGATTAATTATATGGGTGGGCAGCGTGCTGTATTCGTGCGTACGCACCGCGTCCTCTTCGTCAAAGATCACAATGTCCGGTCACATTTTGGCTAAGAAAGaag GTCTTATTGATAATGAAG AGGGAGACGGTGGGGAAGCTGGTGATTCAGAGGAGAAGGTCTACGACAACGAGGCAGAGGACACGGCCTACTCTTGGAGCTTCTTCCACTTCGTATTCGCAATGGCAACGCTCTACGTCATGATGACACTCACAAATTGGTACAA tccAAGCTCACAACTGTCGAAGCAGAATGTGGCGTCAATGTGGATCAAGGTCACTTCGTCGTGGCTCTGCGTGGGCCTCTACGTTTGGACCCTGGTCGCACCCGCCTTATTACCAGACAGGGAATTTAATTAG
- the LOC123717754 gene encoding probable serine incorporator isoform X1 yields the protein MGAVLGLCSAAQLACCCGSAACSLCCSACPSCANSTSTRLMYTLMLLLMTVVACITLAPGLHDVMKKVPFCENSTGIIPGDIKFDCDQAVGYLAVYRICFATCLFFVLMMLLTIGVKSSKDPRAGIQNGFWGIKYLVVIGGIIGAFFIPEGQFASTWMVFGMIGGFCFIIIQLILIIDFAHSWAERWVSNYEESQSKGWYAALVLGMLACYALTITGITLLFIFYTKPDGCDLSKFFISINLILMVIASVVSILPSVQEHQPGSGLLQSSVVSLYVMYLTWSALSNSAGECNPSISATNEDPKEVWTSFDKESVIGLIIWVGSVLYSCVRTASSSSKITMSGHILAKKEGLIDNEEGDGGEAGDSEEKVYDNEAEDTAYSWSFFHFVFAMATLYVMMTLTNWYNPSSQLSKQNVASMWIKVTSSWLCVGLYVWTLVAPALLPDREFN from the exons atgGGTGCCGTATTAGGCCTTTGTTCTGCAGCCCAG CTGGCCTGTTGCTGTGGAAGTGCAGCATGCTCCTTGTGCTGTTCAGCATGTCCTTCTTGTGCAAATTCCACATCTACACGTCTCATGTATACACTTATGTTACTACTGATGACAGTAGTTGCATGTATCACACTTGCTCCGGGGTTACATGATGTTATGAAAAAG GTGCCATTCTGTGAAAATTCAACAGGCATAATACCTGGcgatattaaatttgattgtgATCAAGCTGTTGGATATCTTGCTGTTTACag GATTTGTTTTGCAACATGCCTATTTTTCGTTTTAATGATGCTTTTGACAATTGGTGTCAAGTCTTCCAAGGATCCTAGAGCTGGTATACAAAATGG tttctGGGGTATAAAATACCTGGTTGTGATCGGTGGAATCATAGGAGCATTCTTTATACCGGAAGGTCAATTCGCATCGACATGGATGGTGTTTGGAATGATTGGAGGcttctgtttcatcatcattcAATTAATACTTATCATTGATTTTGCACATTCCTGGGCTGAGAGATGGGttt cAAATTACGAGGAAAGCCAATCAAAGGGCTGGTACGCGGCTCTCGTGTTGGGAATGCTGGCCTGCTATGCCCTCACCATCACTGGGATTACACTTCTCTTTATCTTCTACACTAAg cCCGATGGATGTGACCTATCAAAATTCTTCATATCAATCAACCTGATTCTGATGGTGATAGCCAGTGTGGTGTCCATCCTACCATCAGTTCAGGAACACCAACCAGGCTCTGGTCTGCTTCAGTCGTCTGTCGTGTCTCTATACGTCATGTATTTGACCTGGTCCGCCCTTTCCAACTCAGCTGGGGAGTGCAATCCCAGTATTTCTGCTACAAATGAG GACCCTAAAGAAGTTTGG ACATCATTCGACAAGGAGTCTGTGATTGGATTAATTATATGGGTGGGCAGCGTGCTGTATTCGTGCGTACGCACCGCGTCCTCTTCGTCAAAGATCACAATGTCCGGTCACATTTTGGCTAAGAAAGaag GTCTTATTGATAATGAAG AGGGAGACGGTGGGGAAGCTGGTGATTCAGAGGAGAAGGTCTACGACAACGAGGCAGAGGACACGGCCTACTCTTGGAGCTTCTTCCACTTCGTATTCGCAATGGCAACGCTCTACGTCATGATGACACTCACAAATTGGTACAA tccAAGCTCACAACTGTCGAAGCAGAATGTGGCGTCAATGTGGATCAAGGTCACTTCGTCGTGGCTCTGCGTGGGCCTCTACGTTTGGACCCTGGTCGCACCCGCCTTATTACCAGACAGGGAATTTAATTAG
- the LOC123717754 gene encoding serine incorporator 1 isoform X4 — translation MGAVLGLCSAAQLACCCGSAACSLCCSACPSCANSTSTRLMYTLMLLLMTVVACITLAPGLHDVMKKVPFCENSTGIIPGDIKFDCDQAVGYLAVYRICFATCLFFVLMMLLTIGVKSSKDPRAGIQNGFWGIKYLVVIGGIIGAFFIPEGQFASTWMVFGMIGGFCFIIIQLILIIDFAHSWAERWVSNYEESQSKGWYAALVLGMLACYALTITGITLLFIFYTKPDGCDLSKFFISINLILMVIASVVSILPSVQEHQPGSGLLQSSVVSLYVMYLTWSALSNSAGECNPSISATNEDPKEVWTSFDKESVIGLIIWVGSVLYSCVRTASSSSKITMSGHILAKKEEGDGGEAGDSEEKVYDNEAEDTAYSWSFFHFVFAMATLYVMMTLTNWYNPSSQLSKQNVASMWIKVTSSWLCVGLYVWTLVAPALLPDREFN, via the exons atgGGTGCCGTATTAGGCCTTTGTTCTGCAGCCCAG CTGGCCTGTTGCTGTGGAAGTGCAGCATGCTCCTTGTGCTGTTCAGCATGTCCTTCTTGTGCAAATTCCACATCTACACGTCTCATGTATACACTTATGTTACTACTGATGACAGTAGTTGCATGTATCACACTTGCTCCGGGGTTACATGATGTTATGAAAAAG GTGCCATTCTGTGAAAATTCAACAGGCATAATACCTGGcgatattaaatttgattgtgATCAAGCTGTTGGATATCTTGCTGTTTACag GATTTGTTTTGCAACATGCCTATTTTTCGTTTTAATGATGCTTTTGACAATTGGTGTCAAGTCTTCCAAGGATCCTAGAGCTGGTATACAAAATGG tttctGGGGTATAAAATACCTGGTTGTGATCGGTGGAATCATAGGAGCATTCTTTATACCGGAAGGTCAATTCGCATCGACATGGATGGTGTTTGGAATGATTGGAGGcttctgtttcatcatcattcAATTAATACTTATCATTGATTTTGCACATTCCTGGGCTGAGAGATGGGttt cAAATTACGAGGAAAGCCAATCAAAGGGCTGGTACGCGGCTCTCGTGTTGGGAATGCTGGCCTGCTATGCCCTCACCATCACTGGGATTACACTTCTCTTTATCTTCTACACTAAg cCCGATGGATGTGACCTATCAAAATTCTTCATATCAATCAACCTGATTCTGATGGTGATAGCCAGTGTGGTGTCCATCCTACCATCAGTTCAGGAACACCAACCAGGCTCTGGTCTGCTTCAGTCGTCTGTCGTGTCTCTATACGTCATGTATTTGACCTGGTCCGCCCTTTCCAACTCAGCTGGGGAGTGCAATCCCAGTATTTCTGCTACAAATGAG GACCCTAAAGAAGTTTGG ACATCATTCGACAAGGAGTCTGTGATTGGATTAATTATATGGGTGGGCAGCGTGCTGTATTCGTGCGTACGCACCGCGTCCTCTTCGTCAAAGATCACAATGTCCGGTCACATTTTGGCTAAGAAAGaag AGGGAGACGGTGGGGAAGCTGGTGATTCAGAGGAGAAGGTCTACGACAACGAGGCAGAGGACACGGCCTACTCTTGGAGCTTCTTCCACTTCGTATTCGCAATGGCAACGCTCTACGTCATGATGACACTCACAAATTGGTACAA tccAAGCTCACAACTGTCGAAGCAGAATGTGGCGTCAATGTGGATCAAGGTCACTTCGTCGTGGCTCTGCGTGGGCCTCTACGTTTGGACCCTGGTCGCACCCGCCTTATTACCAGACAGGGAATTTAATTAG
- the LOC123717754 gene encoding probable serine incorporator isoform X5: MGAVLGLCSAAQLACCCGSAACSLCCSACPSCANSTSTRLMYTLMLLLMTVVACITLAPGLHDVMKKVPFCENSTGIIPGDIKFDCDQAVGYLAVYRICFATCLFFVLMMLLTIGVKSSKDPRAGIQNGFWGIKYLVVIGGIIGAFFIPEGQFASTWMVFGMIGGFCFIIIQLILIIDFAHSWAERWVSNYEESQSKGWYAALVLGMLACYALTITGITLLFIFYTKPDGCDLSKFFISINLILMVIASVVSILPSVQEHQPGSGLLQSSVVSLYVMYLTWSALSNSAGECNPSISATNETSFDKESVIGLIIWVGSVLYSCVRTASSSSKITMSGHILAKKEEGDGGEAGDSEEKVYDNEAEDTAYSWSFFHFVFAMATLYVMMTLTNWYNPSSQLSKQNVASMWIKVTSSWLCVGLYVWTLVAPALLPDREFN; encoded by the exons atgGGTGCCGTATTAGGCCTTTGTTCTGCAGCCCAG CTGGCCTGTTGCTGTGGAAGTGCAGCATGCTCCTTGTGCTGTTCAGCATGTCCTTCTTGTGCAAATTCCACATCTACACGTCTCATGTATACACTTATGTTACTACTGATGACAGTAGTTGCATGTATCACACTTGCTCCGGGGTTACATGATGTTATGAAAAAG GTGCCATTCTGTGAAAATTCAACAGGCATAATACCTGGcgatattaaatttgattgtgATCAAGCTGTTGGATATCTTGCTGTTTACag GATTTGTTTTGCAACATGCCTATTTTTCGTTTTAATGATGCTTTTGACAATTGGTGTCAAGTCTTCCAAGGATCCTAGAGCTGGTATACAAAATGG tttctGGGGTATAAAATACCTGGTTGTGATCGGTGGAATCATAGGAGCATTCTTTATACCGGAAGGTCAATTCGCATCGACATGGATGGTGTTTGGAATGATTGGAGGcttctgtttcatcatcattcAATTAATACTTATCATTGATTTTGCACATTCCTGGGCTGAGAGATGGGttt cAAATTACGAGGAAAGCCAATCAAAGGGCTGGTACGCGGCTCTCGTGTTGGGAATGCTGGCCTGCTATGCCCTCACCATCACTGGGATTACACTTCTCTTTATCTTCTACACTAAg cCCGATGGATGTGACCTATCAAAATTCTTCATATCAATCAACCTGATTCTGATGGTGATAGCCAGTGTGGTGTCCATCCTACCATCAGTTCAGGAACACCAACCAGGCTCTGGTCTGCTTCAGTCGTCTGTCGTGTCTCTATACGTCATGTATTTGACCTGGTCCGCCCTTTCCAACTCAGCTGGGGAGTGCAATCCCAGTATTTCTGCTACAAATGAG ACATCATTCGACAAGGAGTCTGTGATTGGATTAATTATATGGGTGGGCAGCGTGCTGTATTCGTGCGTACGCACCGCGTCCTCTTCGTCAAAGATCACAATGTCCGGTCACATTTTGGCTAAGAAAGaag AGGGAGACGGTGGGGAAGCTGGTGATTCAGAGGAGAAGGTCTACGACAACGAGGCAGAGGACACGGCCTACTCTTGGAGCTTCTTCCACTTCGTATTCGCAATGGCAACGCTCTACGTCATGATGACACTCACAAATTGGTACAA tccAAGCTCACAACTGTCGAAGCAGAATGTGGCGTCAATGTGGATCAAGGTCACTTCGTCGTGGCTCTGCGTGGGCCTCTACGTTTGGACCCTGGTCGCACCCGCCTTATTACCAGACAGGGAATTTAATTAG